One region of Eulemur rufifrons isolate Redbay chromosome 1, OSU_ERuf_1, whole genome shotgun sequence genomic DNA includes:
- the EIF4E2 gene encoding eukaryotic translation initiation factor 4E type 2 isoform X4 has product MNNKFDALKDDDSGDHDQNEENSTQKDGEKEKTERDKNQNSSKRKVEQFWRFYSHMVRPGDLTGHSDFHLFKEGIKPMWEDDANKNGGKWIIRLRKGLASRCWENLILAMLGEQFMVGEEICGAVVSVRFQEDIISIWNKTASDQATTARIRDTLRRVLNLPPNTIMEYKTHTDSIKMPGRLGPQRLLFQNLWKPRLNVP; this is encoded by the exons ATGAACAACAAGTTCGACGC CTTAAAAGATGATGACAGTGGGGACCATGATCAGAATGAAGAAAACAGCACACAGAAAGATGGTGAGAAGGAAAAAACGGAACGAGACAAGAATCAGAACAGCAGCAAAAGGAAG GTGGAGCAGTTCTGGAGGTTTTATAGCCATATGGTACGTCCCGGAGACCTGACAGGCCACAGTGACTTCCATCTCTTCAAAGAAGGAATTAAACCCATGTGGGAG GATGACGCAAATAAAAATGGTGGAAAGTGGATTATTCGGCTCCGGAAGGGCTTGGCCTCCCGTTGTTGGGAGAATCTCATCCTGGCCATGTTGGGGGAACAGTTCATGGTTGGAGAGGAGATCTGTGGGGCTGTGGTCTCTGTCCGCTTTCAG GAGGACATTATTTCAATATGGAATAAGACTGCCAGCGACCAAGCAACCACAGCCCGAATCCGGGATACGCTTCGACGAGTGCTTAACCTACCTCCCAACACCATTATGGAATACAAAACTCACACCGACAGCATCAA AATGCCAGGCAGGCTGGGCCCCCAAAGGCTCCTTTTTCAAAACCTCTGGAAGCCGCGGTTGAATGTGCCATGA
- the EIF4E2 gene encoding eukaryotic translation initiation factor 4E type 2 isoform X1, with translation MNNKFDALKDDDSGDHDQNEENSTQKDGEKEKTERDKNQNSSKRKAVVPGPAEHPLQYNYTFWYSRRTPGRPTSSQSYEQNIKQIGTFASVEQFWRFYSHMVRPGDLTGHSDFHLFKEGIKPMWEDDANKNGGKWIIRLRKGLASRCWENLILAMLGEQFMVGEEICGAVVSVRFQEDIISIWNKTASDQATTARIRDTLRRVLNLPPNTIMEYKTHTDSIKMPGRLGPQRLLFQNLWKPRLNVP, from the exons ATGAACAACAAGTTCGACGC CTTAAAAGATGATGACAGTGGGGACCATGATCAGAATGAAGAAAACAGCACACAGAAAGATGGTGAGAAGGAAAAAACGGAACGAGACAAGAATCAGAACAGCAGCAAAAGGAAG GCTGTTGTCCCTGGACCAGCAGAACATCCCCTTCAGTACAACTACACTTTCTGGTACTCCAGGAGAACCCCCGGCCGTCCTACCAGCTCGCAGAGCTATGAACAGAATATCAAACAGATTGGCACCTTTGCCTCT GTGGAGCAGTTCTGGAGGTTTTATAGCCATATGGTACGTCCCGGAGACCTGACAGGCCACAGTGACTTCCATCTCTTCAAAGAAGGAATTAAACCCATGTGGGAG GATGACGCAAATAAAAATGGTGGAAAGTGGATTATTCGGCTCCGGAAGGGCTTGGCCTCCCGTTGTTGGGAGAATCTCATCCTGGCCATGTTGGGGGAACAGTTCATGGTTGGAGAGGAGATCTGTGGGGCTGTGGTCTCTGTCCGCTTTCAG GAGGACATTATTTCAATATGGAATAAGACTGCCAGCGACCAAGCAACCACAGCCCGAATCCGGGATACGCTTCGACGAGTGCTTAACCTACCTCCCAACACCATTATGGAATACAAAACTCACACCGACAGCATCAA AATGCCAGGCAGGCTGGGCCCCCAAAGGCTCCTTTTTCAAAACCTCTGGAAGCCGCGGTTGAATGTGCCATGA
- the EIF4E2 gene encoding eukaryotic translation initiation factor 4E type 2 isoform X3, translating into MNNKFDALKDDDSGDHDQNEENSTQKDGEKEKTERDKNQNSSKRKAVVPGPAEHPLQYNYTFWYSRRTPGRPTSSQSYEQNIKQIGTFASVEQFWRFYSHMVRPGDLTGHSDFHLFKEGIKPMWEDDANKNGGKWIIRLRKGLASRCWENLILAMLGEQFMVGEEICGAVVSVRFQEDIISIWNKTASDQATTARIRDTLRRVLNLPPNTIMEYKTHTDSIKDNSSFRNTKITL; encoded by the exons ATGAACAACAAGTTCGACGC CTTAAAAGATGATGACAGTGGGGACCATGATCAGAATGAAGAAAACAGCACACAGAAAGATGGTGAGAAGGAAAAAACGGAACGAGACAAGAATCAGAACAGCAGCAAAAGGAAG GCTGTTGTCCCTGGACCAGCAGAACATCCCCTTCAGTACAACTACACTTTCTGGTACTCCAGGAGAACCCCCGGCCGTCCTACCAGCTCGCAGAGCTATGAACAGAATATCAAACAGATTGGCACCTTTGCCTCT GTGGAGCAGTTCTGGAGGTTTTATAGCCATATGGTACGTCCCGGAGACCTGACAGGCCACAGTGACTTCCATCTCTTCAAAGAAGGAATTAAACCCATGTGGGAG GATGACGCAAATAAAAATGGTGGAAAGTGGATTATTCGGCTCCGGAAGGGCTTGGCCTCCCGTTGTTGGGAGAATCTCATCCTGGCCATGTTGGGGGAACAGTTCATGGTTGGAGAGGAGATCTGTGGGGCTGTGGTCTCTGTCCGCTTTCAG GAGGACATTATTTCAATATGGAATAAGACTGCCAGCGACCAAGCAACCACAGCCCGAATCCGGGATACGCTTCGACGAGTGCTTAACCTACCTCCCAACACCATTATGGAATACAAAACTCACACCGACAGCATCAA
- the EIF4E2 gene encoding eukaryotic translation initiation factor 4E type 2 isoform X2 produces MNNKFDALKDDDSGDHDQNEENSTQKDGEKEKTERDKNQNSSKRKAVVPGPAEHPLQYNYTFWYSRRTPGRPTSSQSYEQNIKQIGTFASVEQFWRFYSHMVRPGDLTGHSDFHLFKEGIKPMWEDDANKNGGKWIIRLRKGLASRCWENLILAMLGEQFMVGEEICGAVVSVRFQEDIISIWNKTASDQATTARIRDTLRRVLNLPPNTIMEYKTHTDSIKAWEEFHGLVNSSGR; encoded by the exons ATGAACAACAAGTTCGACGC CTTAAAAGATGATGACAGTGGGGACCATGATCAGAATGAAGAAAACAGCACACAGAAAGATGGTGAGAAGGAAAAAACGGAACGAGACAAGAATCAGAACAGCAGCAAAAGGAAG GCTGTTGTCCCTGGACCAGCAGAACATCCCCTTCAGTACAACTACACTTTCTGGTACTCCAGGAGAACCCCCGGCCGTCCTACCAGCTCGCAGAGCTATGAACAGAATATCAAACAGATTGGCACCTTTGCCTCT GTGGAGCAGTTCTGGAGGTTTTATAGCCATATGGTACGTCCCGGAGACCTGACAGGCCACAGTGACTTCCATCTCTTCAAAGAAGGAATTAAACCCATGTGGGAG GATGACGCAAATAAAAATGGTGGAAAGTGGATTATTCGGCTCCGGAAGGGCTTGGCCTCCCGTTGTTGGGAGAATCTCATCCTGGCCATGTTGGGGGAACAGTTCATGGTTGGAGAGGAGATCTGTGGGGCTGTGGTCTCTGTCCGCTTTCAG GAGGACATTATTTCAATATGGAATAAGACTGCCAGCGACCAAGCAACCACAGCCCGAATCCGGGATACGCTTCGACGAGTGCTTAACCTACCTCCCAACACCATTATGGAATACAAAACTCACACCGACAGCATCAA